One window of the Marinilactibacillus sp. Marseille-P9653 genome contains the following:
- a CDS encoding GNAT family N-acetyltransferase — protein MEELTIRTITDENWRAIIELKVESNQSSFISPNAESMLEAFYETRFNWTIYGLYAENLPVGFAMIGAYNEEHQYIWLDRFMIDAQSQSKGYGKMFLEKLIAFIRQNWSVKDIVLSINEHNLAAKRLYESFNFKETGRIDEENGEQIMVLSER, from the coding sequence ATGGAAGAGTTGACCATCAGGACAATCACCGACGAAAACTGGCGCGCAATCATCGAACTCAAAGTAGAGTCCAATCAATCCAGCTTCATCAGTCCAAATGCCGAGTCCATGCTCGAAGCATTTTACGAGACTCGTTTTAACTGGACAATTTATGGCCTATATGCCGAAAATCTACCGGTCGGCTTCGCTATGATCGGCGCCTACAATGAGGAGCATCAGTATATCTGGCTCGACCGTTTTATGATCGACGCCCAATCCCAAAGCAAAGGCTACGGTAAAATGTTTCTCGAAAAATTGATTGCCTTCATTAGACAGAACTGGTCCGTCAAAGATATCGTGCTGAGCATCAACGAGCATAATCTAGCGGCCAAGCGCTTATATGAATCTTTCAACTTTAAAGAAACTGGCCGAATCGACGAAGAAAACGGCGAACAAATCATGGTCTTAAGCGAAAGATAG
- a CDS encoding LacI family DNA-binding transcriptional regulator: protein MTGIKEIAKRANVSISTVSYALNNSPRVSEKTKQRILTIAKEMNYIPNRAGQNLRRKQTEIIGVHLSSYSGSFYGELLDGIQHMAKELGFDIIACSGEKSRLFLPQGMIDGIIVLDQFYPDEQLLEYAESGHEIVVLDRQLEHDHIRNVLLDNKEGIKQAVQSLAASPVETIDIINGPQGNFDSYERLETATQEISKLGKKFRIYKGWFTEESGYVAAREIAREVQPGSPVEILALNDEMGIGAYNYFKKTDYFKQTQINITGFDDLMVSRYLDPRMNSVSYSKREWGAVSMNTLYKMLNGQESKDSLISTKFLYR, encoded by the coding sequence ATGACAGGGATAAAAGAAATTGCCAAAAGAGCGAATGTTTCAATTTCAACCGTTTCTTACGCGTTGAATAATAGCCCAAGAGTCAGCGAAAAAACTAAACAGCGAATTTTAACGATTGCTAAAGAAATGAACTATATTCCTAATCGTGCAGGTCAAAATCTACGTAGAAAGCAGACGGAAATTATTGGTGTCCATCTTTCAAGCTATAGCGGAAGTTTTTACGGAGAATTACTAGATGGTATCCAACACATGGCAAAAGAGCTTGGCTTTGATATTATCGCCTGTTCTGGCGAGAAGTCACGATTATTTCTGCCTCAAGGAATGATTGACGGCATCATCGTGCTCGATCAGTTTTATCCCGACGAGCAACTACTTGAATATGCGGAAAGCGGCCACGAGATTGTTGTGCTAGACAGACAACTGGAACATGATCATATTCGTAACGTTTTATTGGATAACAAAGAAGGCATCAAACAAGCTGTTCAGTCACTGGCAGCTTCACCAGTAGAAACCATTGATATCATCAACGGTCCTCAAGGAAACTTTGATAGCTACGAACGTCTAGAAACAGCTACTCAGGAAATTAGCAAACTGGGCAAGAAATTCCGAATCTACAAAGGCTGGTTCACAGAAGAATCTGGATATGTCGCTGCACGAGAAATTGCCAGAGAAGTGCAACCCGGATCACCGGTTGAAATTCTCGCGCTGAACGACGAAATGGGTATCGGAGCCTATAATTATTTTAAAAAGACGGACTATTTCAAACAAACCCAAATTAATATTACTGGTTTTGATGATTTAATGGTCAGTCGATATCTTGATCCCCGAATGAATAGTGTCTCTTATTCCAAAAGAGAATGGGGAGCCGTTAGTATGAATACTCTTTATAAAATGCTGAACGGTCAAGAAAGCAAAGACAGCTTAATTTCTACTAAATTTCTTTACCGTTAA